A genomic window from Salmo salar chromosome ssa23, Ssal_v3.1, whole genome shotgun sequence includes:
- the LOC106584579 gene encoding zona pellucida sperm-binding protein 3-like codes for MAFCITFLLLLTFGCSATVQQLYREARSQSQVAHAPGRFVPQYRPAQEPARFHPRPVQWPSRVQTPTQVQNPFLQSKQTFNEPLTWRFPEDPVKEVQLAIDEQRPLPVPASSVAVQCGETAARVEVKRDLLGIGQLIHPEDLTLGGCAVTGEDASAQVLIFVTELHGCGSTLTMTEDSLVYVFTLRYTPATLGSSPIVRTREVVVWVECHYQRKHDVSSDSVKPTWNPYASTKVAEELLYFSLRLMTDNWQLERPSKEYVLGDNINFEASVVQFYHVPLRVFVDNCVATVIPNTNTVPRYAFIENRGCLVDTKLTGSRSQFRPRTMDDTLQFQIEAFRFHVVNTGSLYITCLLKATTASAPIDHENKACSFSNGWSEASKKDQVCGCCDTDCGMRREPAPGFQWEQDISVGPLNIKEKLLD; via the exons ATGGCATTCTGTATTACATTCCTCCTACTTCTTACCTTTGGCTGTTCAGCTACAGTTCAGCAGCTTTATCGGGAAGCGAGATCTCAGAGCCAAGTGGCACATGCCCCTGGGAGATTTGTTCCACAGTATAGGCCTGCTCAAGAACCAGCCAGATTTCACCCAAGGCCTGTGCAATGGCCCTCCAGGGTCCAGACACCGACGCAAGTTCAAAACCCTTTCCTCCAGTCAAAGCAGACCTTCAATGAGCCTTTGACCTGGAGATTTCCTGAAGATCCAGTCAAAGAGGTGCAGTTGGCTATTGATGAGCAGAGACCACTGCCTGTGCCTgccagtagcgttgcagttcaATGTGGGGAGACTGCTGCTCGTGTGGAAGTCAAGCGAGATCTGCTCGGTATCGGCCAACTCATTCACCCAGAGGATCTTACCTTGGGAGGCTGTGCTGTCACTGGGGAGGATGCTTCCGCTCAAGTTCTGATCTTTGTCACTGAGCTGCACGGATGTGGGAGCACTCTAACG ATGACTGAAGATTCACTTGTCTATGTCTTCACACTCCGTTATACACCAGCCACCCTGGGCAGCAGCCCCATTGTTCGGACTAGAGAAGTGGTGGTCTGGGTTGAGTGCCACTATCAAAG AAAGCATGATGTGAGCAGTGACTCAGTGAAGCCCACCTGGAATCCCTATGCCTCCACTAAGGTTGCAGAGGAGCTCCTCTACTTCTCCCTGAGGCTAATGACTG ACAACTGGCAGTTGGAGAGACCCAGCAAAGAGTACGTCCTTGGAGATAATATTAACTTTGAAGCTTCTGTCGTCCAGTTCTACCATGTGCCCCTCCGAGTCTTTGTGGACAACTGTGTAGCCACAGTCATCCCAAACACCAACACTGTCCCAAGATATGCCTTCATCGAGAACCGTGG TTGTCTGGTCGACACCAAGCTGACAGGCTCCAGGTCCCAGTTCAGACCTCGCACCATGGATGACACGCTCCAGTTCCAGATAGAAGCCTTTAGGTTTCATGTTGTGAACACTGGCTCA CTATACATTACCTGCCTCCTGAAAGCCACAACAGCTTCAGCCCCAATTGATCATGAGAACAAGGCTTGTTCCTTCTCGAATGG ATGGAGCGAGGCCAGTAAGAAAGACCAGGTGTGTGGCTGTTGTGACACAGACTGTGGCATGAGAAGGGAACCGGCTCCAG GTTTCCAGTGGGAGCAGGACATTTCTGTTGGTCCTCTCAACATAAAGGAAAAGCTTCTTGACTGA
- the LOC106597372 gene encoding zona pellucida sperm-binding protein 3-like: MAFCITFLLLLTFGCSATVQQLYREARSQSQVAHAPGRFVPQYRPAQEPARFQPRPVQWPSRVQTPTQVQNPFLQSKQTFNEPLTWRFPEDPVKEVQLAIDEQRPLPVPASSVAVQCGETAARVEVKRDLLGIGQLIHPEDLTLGGCAVTGEDASAQVLIFVTELHGCGSTLTMTEDSLVYVFTLRYTPATLGSSPIVRTREVVVWVECHYQRKHDVSSDSVKPTWNPYASTKVAEELLYFSLRLMTDNWQLERPSKEYVLGDNINFEASVVQFYHVPLRVFVDNCVATVIPNTNTVPRYAFIENRGCLVDTKLTGSRSQFRPRTMDDTLQFQIEAFRFHVVNTGSLYITCLLKATTASAPIDHENKACSFSNGWSEASKKDQVCGCCDTDCGMRREPAPGFQWEQDISVGPLNIKEKLLD; this comes from the exons ATGGCATTCTGTATTACATTCCTCCTACTTCTTACCTTTGGCTGTTCAGCTACAGTTCAGCAGCTTTATCGGGAAGCGAGATCTCAGAGCCAAGTGGCACATGCCCCTGGGAGATTTGTTCCACAGTATAGGCCTGCTCAAGAACCAGCCAGATTTCAACCAAGGCCTGTGCAATGGCCCTCCAGGGTCCAGACACCGACGCAAGTTCAAAACCCTTTCCTCCAGTCAAAGCAGACCTTCAATGAGCCTTTGACCTGGAGATTTCCTGAAGATCCAGTCAAAGAGGTGCAGTTGGCTATTGATGAGCAGAGACCACTGCCTGTGCCTgccagtagcgttgcagttcaATGTGGGGAGACTGCTGCTCGTGTGGAAGTCAAGCGAGATCTGCTCGGTATCGGCCAACTCATTCACCCAGAGGATCTTACCTTGGGAGGCTGTGCTGTCACTGGGGAGGATGCTTCCGCTCAAGTTCTGATCTTTGTCACTGAGCTGCACGGATGTGGGAGCACTCTAACG ATGACTGAAGATTCACTTGTCTATGTCTTCACACTCCGTTATACACCAGCCACCCTGGGCAGCAGCCCCATTGTTCGGACTAGAGAAGTGGTGGTCTGGGTTGAGTGCCACTATCAAAG AAAGCATGATGTGAGCAGTGACTCAGTGAAGCCCACCTGGAATCCCTATGCCTCCACTAAGGTTGCAGAGGAGCTCCTCTACTTCTCCCTGAGGCTAATGACTG ACAACTGGCAGTTGGAGAGACCCAGCAAAGAGTACGTCCTTGGAGATAATATTAACTTTGAAGCTTCTGTCGTCCAGTTCTACCATGTGCCCCTCCGAGTCTTTGTGGACAACTGTGTAGCCACAGTCATCCCAAACACCAACACTGTCCCAAGATATGCCTTCATCGAGAACCGTGG TTGTCTGGTCGACACCAAGCTGACAGGCTCCAGGTCCCAGTTCAGACCTCGCACCATGGATGACACGCTCCAGTTCCAGATAGAAGCCTTTAGATTTCATGTTGTGAACACTGGCTCA CTATACATTACCTGCCTCCTGAAAGCCACAACAGCTTCAGCCCCAATTGATCATGAGAACAAGGCTTGTTCCTTCTCGAATGG ATGGAGCGAGGCCAGTAAGAAAGACCAGGTGTGTGGCTGTTGTGACACAGACTGTGGCATGAGAAGGGAACCGGCTCCAG GTTTCCAGTGGGAGCAGGACATTTCTGTTGGTCCTCTCAACATAAAGGAAAAGCTTCTTGACTGA